The Opitutales bacterium genome has a segment encoding these proteins:
- a CDS encoding UDP-glucose 6-dehydrogenase translates to MKKICCIGAGYVGGPTMAVIAEKCADVTVTVVDINAERIAAWQSDELPVYEPGLSKIVQARLGKNLFFSTDVTEGIREADIIFISVNTPTKTFGIGAGRAADLRFVESVARQIAKDSNGPKIVVEKSTLPVRTAQSIKRILESNDKGIHFEVLSNPEFLAEGTAIEDLYEPDRVLIGGDETESGRAAIEKLASIYENWVPKDKILTTNVWSSELSKLTANAFLAQRISSINSISALCENTGADVDEVAKAIGTDSRIGPKFLRSSVGFGGSCFQKDILNLVYLCEHFGLPEVAEYWEAVVTMNDYQKRRFSRRVIASLFNTVSHKKIAILGFAFKKDTNDTRESAAIYVCRDLLEERAKLSVYDPQVSAETMFRDLGQSPSQKEKSCNEFLEMVSDPYQAIDGAHAVLVLTEWDEFAELDYKRIYERVQKPAFIFDGRGILNHSKLRDIGFETYCIGTG, encoded by the coding sequence ATGAAGAAGATTTGCTGTATTGGTGCAGGCTATGTCGGGGGTCCGACCATGGCAGTGATTGCCGAAAAATGTGCGGACGTCACGGTGACGGTGGTAGACATTAATGCTGAACGGATTGCTGCCTGGCAGTCAGACGAGCTTCCGGTTTATGAGCCAGGTCTTAGTAAAATAGTTCAGGCTCGCCTGGGTAAAAATTTGTTTTTCTCGACCGATGTGACTGAGGGTATACGGGAGGCAGATATTATCTTTATCAGCGTCAATACGCCGACAAAGACTTTTGGAATTGGCGCCGGAAGAGCGGCAGATTTGCGTTTTGTAGAGTCTGTGGCACGTCAAATTGCTAAGGATTCCAATGGGCCTAAGATTGTCGTAGAAAAGTCGACATTACCCGTCCGTACAGCGCAATCGATTAAGCGCATTCTGGAGTCTAACGATAAAGGTATCCATTTTGAGGTGCTCTCGAATCCAGAATTTCTCGCTGAGGGCACAGCGATTGAGGACCTATATGAGCCGGATCGTGTGCTGATCGGTGGTGACGAAACAGAATCTGGACGGGCTGCGATTGAGAAATTGGCGAGCATCTATGAAAACTGGGTACCGAAGGATAAAATCCTGACGACGAATGTTTGGTCATCAGAGCTTTCAAAACTTACGGCGAATGCTTTCTTAGCGCAGCGTATATCATCGATAAATTCGATTTCGGCACTGTGTGAGAACACAGGAGCGGATGTCGATGAAGTGGCTAAGGCCATCGGCACGGACTCACGGATTGGTCCGAAATTCTTGCGATCTTCTGTGGGGTTTGGTGGGAGTTGTTTCCAGAAAGACATCCTTAACTTGGTTTATCTATGCGAGCATTTCGGTCTGCCTGAAGTAGCTGAATATTGGGAAGCTGTCGTTACAATGAATGACTATCAAAAGCGTCGATTTTCTCGTCGTGTGATCGCTTCTCTCTTCAACACGGTTTCCCACAAAAAGATCGCGATTCTGGGGTTTGCTTTCAAAAAAGACACGAATGATACGCGTGAGTCTGCTGCAATCTATGTGTGCCGCGACCTTTTAGAGGAACGAGCTAAGCTTTCTGTCTACGATCCTCAAGTCTCTGCAGAGACGATGTTTCGAGATCTTGGTCAGTCTCCTTCTCAGAAGGAAAAGAGCTGCAACGAATTTTTGGAAATGGTTTCTGATCCTTATCAAGCCATAGACGGAGCCCACGCGGTACTCGTTCTCACTGAATGGGATGAATTTGCGGAATTGGACTATAAAAGAATTTATGAACGTGTGCAAAAACCGGCCTTTATCTTCGATGGCCGAGGTATTTTGAATCACAGTAAATTACGGGATATAGGTTTTGAAACCTATTGTATTGGAACGGGATAG
- a CDS encoding DNA starvation/stationary phase protection protein: MDNKESVVKALRQVVADSYALIGQTHICHWNVRGASFFSLHTAFEGQYTELFTAVDEVAERIRALGALAPGGLSNLASMSSISEIAEDASAEDMVKHLTSAHQTLVKSLQVARDLASAAQDNETEDLMVGRIQIHEKAIWMMKSFLG, from the coding sequence ATGGATAATAAAGAATCGGTTGTGAAAGCTCTGCGTCAGGTAGTGGCAGATTCATACGCGCTTATTGGACAGACCCACATCTGTCATTGGAACGTGCGCGGGGCGTCATTTTTCTCGCTGCATACTGCATTTGAGGGGCAATACACCGAGCTATTTACCGCGGTAGATGAAGTGGCTGAGCGCATTCGGGCTCTCGGTGCGTTGGCACCGGGAGGACTTTCTAATTTGGCTTCTATGTCTTCTATCAGTGAAATCGCTGAAGATGCCTCTGCTGAAGACATGGTAAAGCATCTGACTAGCGCGCATCAAACCCTGGTTAAGAGCCTCCAAGTCGCACGTGATCTCGCTTCAGCCGCGCAAGATAACGAAACTGAGGACCTCATGGTCGGTCGTATTCAGATACATGAAAAAGCGATTTGGATGATGAAAAGCTTTCTGGGTTAA